DNA sequence from the Phaenicophaeus curvirostris isolate KB17595 chromosome 22, BPBGC_Pcur_1.0, whole genome shotgun sequence genome:
AGGCAAGGGAACAGCTCAGTTTCCACCTGGCGAGTGGTTGCGTTGTACATACCCTGCACAAAGATGAGGGAGACAAGGAACTTCCAACACTGGCTCAGGACAGGTCACCAATGCCCAGAACAGCTTGTTCCCCACCCTTCCCtgacaacacccttctcttaTCCAGACACGCGGCGCCAGGTTACACAAGGCTATCATCTGCTTAGGAACAGACTTCCCAAAGCATTGCAAACAACACAAAAGATTTACAGTTCCGCATGGAGTCACTGCCTCAAGCAACAAACGCATACTCGGCTTTTTCCAAGGACTCTGACCACTTTCTCATCACACGTGTCCTGAGAAGACTTTCTAGATAACTGTAGCAGCTTCCTTTTCCGTGGTTATATCTTGCATGTTGGGGATTGCTCTGAGATCTGGGACTCCCAGACCCTTCCCACAGTGAGGACACGGAGAACCATCCATATGTTACTGTTCTCTTGTTTGACTCATCTTAGCCTCCACAAAGGATGTACTGGACCACAGTGAGCCCCCACCCCTCACCTGGTACACGGTCGGCATCACCCAGTTGTTGTATTTGCAGATGGTGCAGATTTCTGCCACCTCCCAAGCTGCGTAGTTGGACAGACCAAATTCTTTAAACTTCCCCTGTGGATGAAGAAAAGGGCACTCAGTTCCAGTTTGTAAAAGTGCATTTGTAACTACAGGAAGCAAGATGCGTGTGGTGAAAAGGACAGCTGTTGAATTTTACTCCCAAGTTCCTTTCTCATCCCTGTTCACCTCTTTATACgacctgaaaaaaatatctcctgcTTTCTGTTAATTTTCAATCCACATGCAGTTTAAATGGCACTGGTAGATTAATGCAAATCAGGAATTCTTCACCCATTGGCAGCACTAATCTTAATGCATCTGAAAGCAAAGTTCAGCTGTTCTAATGCTTCCAAGAGCTTTGCAGAACAAAGTACACCATGTGAACACACAGCAGGGCGCCAGTTGTTTGGCTTTGCCCTGGTCATCTGCCTACTCTCTTCCTAGTGTTGCGCAAACCGGGTGCTGTGGGAGGGCACATGGAGCAGCTCTGGTGTAAAAAGGTGATGAGAGGGAACCAAGGGCAGATGCAGGCTTGGATTGCCCACTTTACTTCTTTGTGCAGCTCATTGCAGGCACGCAGCGTCTCCTCTACTGGGGTCCCATGGTCAGGGGCATGGAGGTAGAAGAGCTCCACACTCTTCCTCTTCAGCCTCTCCAGGGATGTCTCCAGCTGCGATCGCACACTCTCAGGCTTCAACGTCTTCCCATCCCAGGGATTAGCCTTAGTGGCAACTTCCActggcagagagaaagaaaaactgaatgagcagggacatttcCACTTTCAGGAAGGGAACAGGGTTTGAGGCAGAATGCAAACATTGCTTTAGCTGTTTCAGGGAAGGCCATTTTCCTCAGGGAACATGTCAGCCTAGCAGggcagttccctcaggactggCATCAGCCTGGCTGGGAAGACCCTTCTTGGTCTTGGGAGAAGTCCCTTCTTCTCAGTAAACAGGCCTAGGGAAAGCTCTTCTCCTTGGGGATGGAGTCAGCCAGGCAGGGAAGGCTCTTCCTCTCAGGGATGGCATAagcttggcagaagagaccTTCCTCCTCGGAGGAACAGGGCCCCAGGAAAGTTCTTCTCAGGGAATGGACTCGGGGGAAATCTTTCTTCTCAGTGATGACATCAGCCAGGATGGGAAGACACTTCTCCTCAACAAACAGGACCCTAGGAAAGCCCTTCTCCTCATGGATGGAGTTAGCCTGGCAGGGAAACCCCTTCTCCTTAGGGATGGAGTCAAGGAAGCAAGAGATACCCTTCTCCTCATGGACGGAGTCAGCGGGGCGGGGAAGGCTCTTCTCTGGGAACGGGCTTGCACAAAGTTCCTCCTCCTcggagaaagaagggaaagccGTCTCTGAGACGGAGCCTGCCAGGCAGGGAAAACCCTTCTTGGGGCACACGCTccaaaaaaatctctttctccTCGGGATGGTGTCATCTAGGCAAGGCcatcccttctcctcagggatCAGCCTGGAAGAGGagatccttctcctcagggaaACGGGCCCAGGGGAGTCCCTGCTCCTCGGGGAAAGGGCTCGGGCGAAGTCCCCCCTCCTCAGGGGTGGCTCAGCCAGGCAGGGACGCCGCTCGCCCTCAGGCCCCTCTCCCCCGGCCCCCCCATACCGGGCTCCGCGGTGCCGGGCAGCAGCTGGCCCAGGATGCGCTCGGACTCGCCGCCCGCGTACATGTAGGCGGTGTCGAGCAGGCGGTGGCCCCGCCGCAGGAAGGCGCGGAGCAGCGCGGCGCTGGCCTCGGGCCCCGCGCGCCGCCCCAGCTCCATCGCCCCCAGCACCGCGCCGGAACGCGGCCCCCGCGCCGACATCGCTCCCCGGGCTGCGGGGCCGCCGCGCACGCGCGGACAGACGGGGCCGCGGGGAGGGCGGTCCGCGTGCACTGCGCATGCGCGGAGGACATCGTCATCCTTAtgggatgagggaagggctgtggatgcaTTTTCTTGGACTTCAGAAGACACTTTAACGCAATTTCTCATAAAATTCTGCTTCACAAACTGTCGGCTTCTAGACTGGCcgggcgcacactctcctgggtggaaaactggttggctggagcgcccagagagtggtgggaaatggagttaactccagctggaggccagtgacaagtggtgtccccagggctcagggctgggtccagccctggtcaatgtctttatcaatgacctggatgaaggcatcgagtgcaccctgagcaagtttgcggacgacactaagctgggtggaagcgctgatttgctggagggtcgggaggctccaaagggatctgaacaggctggatccatgggctgagaccaacgggatgaggtttaacaaggccaaatgctgggtcctgcacttggggcacaacaaccctgagcagctccagactagaaagctgcctggaggagaaggacctgggggtgttggttgacagcgactgaccatgagccagcagtggcccaggtggccaaggaggccaagggcatcttggcttggatcagaaacggcgtggccagcaggtccagggaggttcttctccctctgtactcagcacttgtgagaccacacctcgaatcctggggtcagttctgggcccctcaccccaagaaggatgttgaggctccggagcgagtccagagaagagcaacgaagctggtgaaggggctggagaacaagaggagcgtctgagagagctgggggtgtttagcctggagaagaggaggctgaggggagaccatacTGCCCTCTCCagctacctgaagggaggttgtggagaggagggagctggcctcttctcccaagggacaggggacaggacgagagggaatggcctcaagctccaccaggggagctttaggctggacattaggaaataatatttcacagaaagggtcattgggcagtggcagaggctgcccagggagggggttgagtcaccttccttggaggtgtttaaaagacagatggatgaggtagTGAGaggtatggtttagtgactgatggtgTAGAGTCAGACTATATTTATCTCTTTGCcctaaacattttgtctgaggactacccacttgtggcaccagcttgtcACATGGCCTGGCCCACATGTTCTGGAGATCATCTGCTGCCTTAAATGtgatgatttctttccttctctctcaccCCCATTACCTTATGGTGTGCATGTTGGATCAGATCCGAGGGACCTGGATTGTTTTTGGGGATTCGTTTCTGTAGCTTTGGGTGGTTGCACCCGCACGTGTCTTTGTTGTGCGCCCCGGTATCTTGGTGTGTTTATGCTTGccagagccagaaataaatactgcttttgatattcaccctgggagtgaccttattggcctccAGATTGCCACACAGACAAACAAATCCAATTCCCATCCCCCAGTCAGGGCTGGACATGAGCGTGTGGCTCGTGGGTCTGGGTTGTGACAGatgggaatggttagactctatgatccagtgggtcctttccaacctagtgattctatgatgattctatgaggatgattcattccctcttgtcctgtcccttgtcacttgggagaagagcccagctccctcctctccacaacctcctttcagggagttggagagagcaataaggtctcccctcagcctcctcgagactaaacacccccagttccctcagcagctccttgtaagacctgttctccagccccttcaccagcttcgttgctcttctctggactcgccccggagcctcaacatccttcttgtggtgaggggcccagaactgaccccaggattcgaggagcggtctccccagtgccgagtccagagggagaagaacctccctggccctgctggccacgccgtttctgatccaagccaagatgccattggccttcttggccacctgggccactgctggctcatggtcagtcgctgtcaccaacacccccaggtccttctccttcaggcagctttccagccaaaatggcctcaagctcccccaggggaggttcaggctggacatcaggaaaaataattccatgGAAAGGTTCactgggcgctggaacaggctgtccagggaggtggttgagccaccttccctggaggggtttaaaagaggagtggatgaggtgctgagggccatggttgaTTGATGGGATCGGCTGCACTGGATGACCCGGCGGCTCTTTCCCACTCTGGTGACTCGGTGCCTCTGGCGCCCCCCGCCGCGGGCTGTGCTCACTGCGCATGCGCACACCGA
Encoded proteins:
- the AKR7A2 gene encoding aflatoxin B1 aldehyde reductase member 2; this encodes MSARGPRSGAVLGAMELGRRAGPEASAALLRAFLRRGHRLLDTAYMYAGGESERILGQLLPGTAEPVEVATKANPWDGKTLKPESVRSQLETSLERLKRKSVELFYLHAPDHGTPVEETLRACNELHKEGKFKEFGLSNYAAWEVAEICTICKYNNWVMPTVYQGMYNATTRQVETELFPCLRYYGLRFYAYNPLAGGLLTGKYKYEDKDNRQPTGRFFGNDWAQAYRDRYWKKHNFDGIALVERALKDAYGSSAPSLTAAALRWLYNHSKLQGSLGDAVIIGMSNMEQLEQNLDYSEEGPLLPPVVEAFDKAWNLTAHDCPNYFR